One stretch of Gemmatimonadota bacterium DNA includes these proteins:
- a CDS encoding nuclear transport factor 2 family protein: MIVGVTAWPVRLEGQGAQPSAVASTSDARADSAAVAQAIRVFLTAFEHLDWQPFRAAFSDSATIFQPAAQMAERVSGPRGIDSTFRAVFADIRSHATGGPPFHRLNPTDLRIQPLSPGLVLVTFHLRNAERLARRTVIFRQEGANWRILHLHASNVAVKP, from the coding sequence GTGATCGTCGGCGTCACCGCGTGGCCGGTTCGTCTCGAAGGGCAAGGCGCCCAACCCTCCGCCGTCGCGTCGACGAGTGACGCGCGCGCCGATTCGGCGGCAGTGGCTCAGGCGATTCGCGTGTTCCTGACGGCGTTCGAACATCTCGATTGGCAGCCGTTTCGGGCCGCGTTCTCTGATTCGGCAACGATCTTTCAACCCGCCGCCCAGATGGCCGAACGGGTTAGCGGACCGCGCGGGATCGATTCGACCTTTCGAGCGGTGTTCGCCGACATTCGGTCGCACGCGACCGGCGGACCGCCTTTCCATCGACTCAATCCAACCGACCTACGCATTCAGCCGCTGAGTCCGGGGCTGGTGCTGGTCACGTTTCACCTCCGCAACGCCGAGCGCCTGGCCCGCCGGACCGTGATCTTTCGCCAAGAGGGCGCCAACTGGCGCATTCTGCACCTGCACGCGTCGAACGTCGCGGTGAAGCCATGA
- a CDS encoding DUF2306 domain-containing protein: MNSRPLRFVRQYGVLVAVTRLSLYYLYRAVHYRFVVPDRLGPSLFNKQVWYVSHLLLALPVVLGAPLQFVAPLRQRAPQWHRAIGKGYVIGASGAAVLAIYLGAIVGEYEGSRLSIALTGLLWLFFTLAAWRCAVAKNFAAHRAFMIRSYAMALVLVWLRLMYDWQDALFFYVTNPDLRDATREWASWVVPLLVVEMSLAWFPAIRQRRSASPSPGPREV, encoded by the coding sequence ATGAATAGCCGACCACTTCGATTCGTGCGGCAGTACGGTGTCCTCGTCGCGGTCACGAGGCTCAGCCTGTACTACCTCTACCGCGCGGTCCACTACCGGTTTGTGGTGCCGGATCGACTAGGCCCCTCCTTGTTCAACAAGCAGGTGTGGTACGTCTCGCATCTGCTATTGGCCCTGCCCGTCGTTCTCGGCGCGCCATTGCAGTTCGTCGCGCCCCTGCGCCAACGCGCGCCACAGTGGCATCGGGCGATCGGCAAGGGCTACGTCATTGGGGCGTCCGGCGCCGCGGTACTGGCGATCTACCTCGGGGCGATTGTCGGCGAGTACGAGGGCTCGCGACTGTCCATCGCGCTCACCGGACTGCTCTGGCTGTTCTTCACGCTCGCCGCGTGGCGCTGCGCCGTCGCGAAGAACTTCGCCGCTCATCGCGCCTTCATGATTCGCAGCTATGCGATGGCGCTCGTGCTCGTGTGGTTGCGGCTGATGTACGACTGGCAAGACGCCCTGTTCTTCTACGTCACGAACCCGGACCTGCGCGACGCCACGCGCGAATGGGCCTCGTGGGTTGTGCCGCTCCTCGTCGTCGAGATGTCGCTGGCGTGGTTCCCGGCCATCCGGCAGCGGCGATCGGCCAGTCCCAGCCCGGGCCCGCGTGAGGTCTAA